Proteins encoded in a region of the Onychostoma macrolepis isolate SWU-2019 chromosome 20, ASM1243209v1, whole genome shotgun sequence genome:
- the rasl11b gene encoding ras-like protein family member 11B, whose translation MRLIQNMSTIAEYPSAECPSKRVIKIAVIGGSGVGKTALVVRFLTKRFIGDYERNVGNLYNREVQIDGEQVAIQVQDTPGVEVNTNGLSCTDQVSRSIQWADAVVMVYSVTDCRSFDLIGQLHQLVTRTHTDRSVPIILVANKADLLHVRHVNAQEGPLLASALGCSFYEVSASEDYSQVHGAFHRLCVDLAKQQPQTPVNAASSGTEKKRSPLIPRPKSPNMQDLKRRFKQVLSAKVRTVTSV comes from the exons ATGCGTCTGATCCAGAACATGTCTACCATCGCGGAGTACCCCAGCGCCGAATGCCCGTCCAAGCGGGTCATTAAGATCGCAGTCATCGGCGGCAGTGGAGTGGGCAAAACCG CGTTGGTGGTTCGTTTCCTCACTAAGCGGTTTATTGGTGACTACGAGAGAAACGTCG GCAACCTGTACAACCGAGAAGTGCAGATAGACGGAGAACAAGTGGCCATTCAAGTTCAAGACACACCTGGAGTTGAA GTGAACACTAATGGATTGAGCTGCACTGACCAGGTATCTCGCTCCATACAGTGGGCGGACGCTGTAGTTATGGTCTATTCCGTTACCGACTGCCGAAGCTTTGATCTCATTGGCCAGCTCCACCAGCTTGTTACCCGCACCCATACGGATAGATCCGTGCCAATCATCCTGGTGGCCAATAAAGCCGATCTCCTCCACGTAAGGCATGTAAATGCTCAAGAAGGTCCCCTGTTGGCTTCAGCACTGGGCTGCTCCTTCTACGAGGTGTCCGCCAGCGAGGACTACAGCCAGGTCCACGGTGCCTTCCACAGACTGTGCGTAGATCTGGCCAAGCAGCAGCCTCAGACCCCCGTCAATGCAGCTTCATCTGgaacagagaagaaaagatcTCCCCTCATCCCCCGACCCAAATCCCCCAACATGCAGGACCTAAAGAGGCGCTTCAAACAGGTGCTGTCCGCCAAGGTCCGGACAGTCACTTCAGTGTGA